The following proteins are encoded in a genomic region of Pan troglodytes isolate AG18354 chromosome 2, NHGRI_mPanTro3-v2.0_pri, whole genome shotgun sequence:
- the THPO gene encoding thrombopoietin isoform X2, with amino-acid sequence MSCQIPPGKKLLLLSPSRSQVAHVQEKMDAPIQIFSVVCVGGGVDPGPGRGSREEKASLPGAFTSVWWLPSLIGQKWPRQAYDLLLWRGCAPPPHVFLPICSPEGCLLCTWVLEPFSTRIDSSSLARLCPTLLCPEVQEPKPPPWPQEGFRGEAPNREPRQPDTPARMELTELLLVVMLLLTARLTLSSPAPPACDLRVLSKLLRDSHVLHSRLSQCPEVHPLPTPVLLPAVDFSLGEWKTQMEETKAQDILGAVTLLLEGVMAARGQLGPTCLSSLLGQLSGQVRLLLGALQSLLGTQGRTTAHKDPNAIFLSFQHLLRGKVRFLMLVGGSTLCVRRAPPTTAVPSRTSLVLTLNELPNRTSGLLETNFTASARTTGSGLLKWQQGFRAKIPGLLNQTSRSLDQIPGYLNRIHELLNGTRGLFPGPSRRTLGAPDISSGTSDTGSLPPNLQPGYSPSPTHPPTGQYTLFPLPPTLPTPVVQLHPLLPDPSAPTPTPTSPLLNTSYTHSQNLSQEG; translated from the exons ATGTCCTGCCAGATTCCTCCTGGAAAAAAACTTCTGCTGCTGTCCCCCTCCAGGTCCCAGGTTGCCCATGTCCAGGAAAAGATGGATGCCCCTATCCAAATCTTCTCcgtggtgtgtgtgggtggaggaGTGGACCCTGGTCCAGGCAGGGGCTCCAGGGAAGAGAAGGCGTCACTTCCGGGGGCCTTCACCAGTGTCTGGTGGCTCCCTTCTCTGATTGGGCAGAAGTGGCCCAGGCAGGCGTATGACCTGCTGCTGTGGAGGGGCTGTGCCCCACCGCCACATGTCTTCCTACCCATCTGCTCCCCAGAGGGCTGCCTGCTGTGCACTTGGGTCCTGGAGCCCTTCTCCACCCG GATAGATTCCTCATCCTTGGCCCGCCTTTGCCCCACCCTACTCTGCCCAGAAGTGCAAGAGCCCAAGCCGCCTCCATGGCCCCAGGAAGGATTCAGGGGAGAGGCCCCAAACAGGGAGCCACGCCAGCCAGACACCCCGGCCAGAATGGAGCTGACTG AATTGCTCCTCGTGGTCATGCTTCTCCTAACTGCAAGGCTAACGCTGTCCAGCCCGGCTCCTCCTGCTTGTGACCTCCGAGTCCTCAGTAAACTGCTTCGTGACTCCCATGTCCTTCACAGCAGACTG AGCCAGTGCCCAGAGGTTCACCCTTTGCCTACACCTGTCCTGCTGCCTGCTGTGGACTTTAGCTTGGGAGAATGGAAAACCCAGATG GAGGAGACCAAGGCACAGGACATTCTGGGAGCAGTGACCCTTCTGCTGGAGGGAGTGATGGCAGCACGGGGACAACTGGGACCCACTTGCCTCTCATCCCTCCTGGGGCAGCTTTCTGGACAGGTCCGTCTCCTCCTTGGGGCCCTGCAGAGCCTCCTTGGAACCCAG GGCAGGACCACAGCTCACAAGGATCCCAATGCCATCTTCCTGAGCTTCCAACACCTGCTCCGAGGAAAGGTGCGTTTCCTGATGCTTGTAGGAGGGTCCACCCTCTGCGTCAGGCGGGCCCCACCCACCACAGCTGTCCCCAGCAGAACCTCTCTAGTCCTCACACTGAACGAGCTCCCAAACAGGACTTCTGGATTGTTGGAGACAAACTTCACTGCCTCAGCCAGAACTACTGGCTCTGGGCTTCTGAAGTGGCAGCAGGGATTCAGAGCCAAGATTCCTGGTCTGCTGAACCAAACCTCCAGGTCCCTGGACCAAATCCCCGGATACCTGAACAGGATACACGAACTCTTGAATGGAACTCGTGGACTCTTTCCTGGACCCTCACGCAGGACCCTAGGAGCCCCGGACATTTCCTCAGGAACATCAGACACAGGCTCCCTGCCACCCAACCTCCAGCCTGGATATTCTCCTTCCCCAACCCATCCTCCTACTGGACAGTATACGCTCTTCCCTCTTCCACCCACCTTGCCCACCCCTGTGGTCCAGCTCCACCCCCTGCTTCCTGACCCTTCTGCTCCAACGCCCACCCCTACCAGCCCTCTTCTAAACACATCCTACACCCACTCCCAGAATCTGTCTCAGGAAGGGTAA
- the THPO gene encoding thrombopoietin isoform X1 — protein MSCQIPPGKKLLLLSPSRSQVAHVQEKMDAPIQIFSVVCVGGGVDPGPGRGSREEKASLPGAFTSVWWLPSLIGQKWPRQAYDLLLWRGCAPPPHVFLPICSPEGCLLCTWVLEPFSTRIDSSSLARLCPTLLCPEVQEPKPPPWPQEGFRGEAPNREPRQPDTPARMELTELLLVVMLLLTARLTLSSPAPPACDLRVLSKLLRDSHVLHSRLSQCPEVHPLPTPVLLPAVDFSLGEWKTQMEETKAQDILGAVTLLLEGVMAARGQLGPTCLSSLLGQLSGQVRLLLGALQSLLGTQLPPQGRTTAHKDPNAIFLSFQHLLRGKVRFLMLVGGSTLCVRRAPPTTAVPSRTSLVLTLNELPNRTSGLLETNFTASARTTGSGLLKWQQGFRAKIPGLLNQTSRSLDQIPGYLNRIHELLNGTRGLFPGPSRRTLGAPDISSGTSDTGSLPPNLQPGYSPSPTHPPTGQYTLFPLPPTLPTPVVQLHPLLPDPSAPTPTPTSPLLNTSYTHSQNLSQEG, from the exons ATGTCCTGCCAGATTCCTCCTGGAAAAAAACTTCTGCTGCTGTCCCCCTCCAGGTCCCAGGTTGCCCATGTCCAGGAAAAGATGGATGCCCCTATCCAAATCTTCTCcgtggtgtgtgtgggtggaggaGTGGACCCTGGTCCAGGCAGGGGCTCCAGGGAAGAGAAGGCGTCACTTCCGGGGGCCTTCACCAGTGTCTGGTGGCTCCCTTCTCTGATTGGGCAGAAGTGGCCCAGGCAGGCGTATGACCTGCTGCTGTGGAGGGGCTGTGCCCCACCGCCACATGTCTTCCTACCCATCTGCTCCCCAGAGGGCTGCCTGCTGTGCACTTGGGTCCTGGAGCCCTTCTCCACCCG GATAGATTCCTCATCCTTGGCCCGCCTTTGCCCCACCCTACTCTGCCCAGAAGTGCAAGAGCCCAAGCCGCCTCCATGGCCCCAGGAAGGATTCAGGGGAGAGGCCCCAAACAGGGAGCCACGCCAGCCAGACACCCCGGCCAGAATGGAGCTGACTG AATTGCTCCTCGTGGTCATGCTTCTCCTAACTGCAAGGCTAACGCTGTCCAGCCCGGCTCCTCCTGCTTGTGACCTCCGAGTCCTCAGTAAACTGCTTCGTGACTCCCATGTCCTTCACAGCAGACTG AGCCAGTGCCCAGAGGTTCACCCTTTGCCTACACCTGTCCTGCTGCCTGCTGTGGACTTTAGCTTGGGAGAATGGAAAACCCAGATG GAGGAGACCAAGGCACAGGACATTCTGGGAGCAGTGACCCTTCTGCTGGAGGGAGTGATGGCAGCACGGGGACAACTGGGACCCACTTGCCTCTCATCCCTCCTGGGGCAGCTTTCTGGACAGGTCCGTCTCCTCCTTGGGGCCCTGCAGAGCCTCCTTGGAACCCAG CTTCCTCCACAGGGCAGGACCACAGCTCACAAGGATCCCAATGCCATCTTCCTGAGCTTCCAACACCTGCTCCGAGGAAAGGTGCGTTTCCTGATGCTTGTAGGAGGGTCCACCCTCTGCGTCAGGCGGGCCCCACCCACCACAGCTGTCCCCAGCAGAACCTCTCTAGTCCTCACACTGAACGAGCTCCCAAACAGGACTTCTGGATTGTTGGAGACAAACTTCACTGCCTCAGCCAGAACTACTGGCTCTGGGCTTCTGAAGTGGCAGCAGGGATTCAGAGCCAAGATTCCTGGTCTGCTGAACCAAACCTCCAGGTCCCTGGACCAAATCCCCGGATACCTGAACAGGATACACGAACTCTTGAATGGAACTCGTGGACTCTTTCCTGGACCCTCACGCAGGACCCTAGGAGCCCCGGACATTTCCTCAGGAACATCAGACACAGGCTCCCTGCCACCCAACCTCCAGCCTGGATATTCTCCTTCCCCAACCCATCCTCCTACTGGACAGTATACGCTCTTCCCTCTTCCACCCACCTTGCCCACCCCTGTGGTCCAGCTCCACCCCCTGCTTCCTGACCCTTCTGCTCCAACGCCCACCCCTACCAGCCCTCTTCTAAACACATCCTACACCCACTCCCAGAATCTGTCTCAGGAAGGGTAA
- the POLR2H gene encoding DNA-directed RNA polymerases I, II, and III subunit RPABC3 isoform X3, with protein sequence MDLILDVNIQIYPVDLGDKFRLVIASTLYEDGTLDDGEYNPTDDRPSRADQFEYVMYGKVYRIEGDETSTEAATRLSAYVSYGGLLMRLQGDANNLHGFEVDSRVYLLMKKLAF encoded by the exons ATGGATCTAATCTTAGATGTAAACATTCAAATTTACCCTGTAGACTTGG GTGACAAGTTTCGGTTGGTCATAGCTAGTACCTTGTATGAAGATGGTACCCTGGATGATGGTGAATACAACCCCACTGATGATAGGCCTTCCAG GGCTGACCAGTTTGAGTATGTAATGTATGGAAAAGTGTACAGGATTGAGGGAGATGAAACTTCTACTGAAGCAGCAACACGCCT CTCTGCGTACGTGTCCTATGGGGGCCTGCTCATGAGGCTGCAGGGGGATGCCAACAACCTGCATGGATTCGAGGTGGACTCCAGAGTTTATCTCCTGATGAAGAAGCTAGCCTTCTGA
- the THPO gene encoding thrombopoietin isoform X6: MSCQIPPGKKLLLLSPSRSQVAHVQEKMDAPIQIFSVVCVGGGVDPGPGRGSREEKASLPGAFTSVWWLPSLIGQKWPRQAYDLLLWRGCAPPPHVFLPICSPEGCLLCTWVLEPFSTRIDSSSLARLCPTLLCPEVQEPKPPPWPQEGFRGEAPNREPRQPDTPARMELTELLLVVMLLLTARLTLSSPAPPACDLRVLSKLLRDSHVLHSRLSQCPEVHPLPTPVLLPAVDFSLGEWKTQMEETKAQDILGAVTLLLEGVMAARGQLGPTCLSSLLGQLSGQVRLLLGALQSLLGTQDHSSQGSQCHLPELPTPAPRKGAFPDACRRVHPLRQAGPTHHSCPQQNLSSPHTERAPKQDFWIVGDKLHCLSQNYWLWASEVAAGIQSQDSWSAEPNLQVPGPNPRIPEQDTRTLEWNSWTLSWTLTQDPRSPGHFLRNIRHRLPATQPPAWIFSFPNPSSYWTVYALPSSTHLAHPCGPAPPPAS; the protein is encoded by the exons ATGTCCTGCCAGATTCCTCCTGGAAAAAAACTTCTGCTGCTGTCCCCCTCCAGGTCCCAGGTTGCCCATGTCCAGGAAAAGATGGATGCCCCTATCCAAATCTTCTCcgtggtgtgtgtgggtggaggaGTGGACCCTGGTCCAGGCAGGGGCTCCAGGGAAGAGAAGGCGTCACTTCCGGGGGCCTTCACCAGTGTCTGGTGGCTCCCTTCTCTGATTGGGCAGAAGTGGCCCAGGCAGGCGTATGACCTGCTGCTGTGGAGGGGCTGTGCCCCACCGCCACATGTCTTCCTACCCATCTGCTCCCCAGAGGGCTGCCTGCTGTGCACTTGGGTCCTGGAGCCCTTCTCCACCCG GATAGATTCCTCATCCTTGGCCCGCCTTTGCCCCACCCTACTCTGCCCAGAAGTGCAAGAGCCCAAGCCGCCTCCATGGCCCCAGGAAGGATTCAGGGGAGAGGCCCCAAACAGGGAGCCACGCCAGCCAGACACCCCGGCCAGAATGGAGCTGACTG AATTGCTCCTCGTGGTCATGCTTCTCCTAACTGCAAGGCTAACGCTGTCCAGCCCGGCTCCTCCTGCTTGTGACCTCCGAGTCCTCAGTAAACTGCTTCGTGACTCCCATGTCCTTCACAGCAGACTG AGCCAGTGCCCAGAGGTTCACCCTTTGCCTACACCTGTCCTGCTGCCTGCTGTGGACTTTAGCTTGGGAGAATGGAAAACCCAGATG GAGGAGACCAAGGCACAGGACATTCTGGGAGCAGTGACCCTTCTGCTGGAGGGAGTGATGGCAGCACGGGGACAACTGGGACCCACTTGCCTCTCATCCCTCCTGGGGCAGCTTTCTGGACAGGTCCGTCTCCTCCTTGGGGCCCTGCAGAGCCTCCTTGGAACCCAG GACCACAGCTCACAAGGATCCCAATGCCATCTTCCTGAGCTTCCAACACCTGCTCCGAGGAAAGGTGCGTTTCCTGATGCTTGTAGGAGGGTCCACCCTCTGCGTCAGGCGGGCCCCACCCACCACAGCTGTCCCCAGCAGAACCTCTCTAGTCCTCACACTGAACGAGCTCCCAAACAGGACTTCTGGATTGTTGGAGACAAACTTCACTGCCTCAGCCAGAACTACTGGCTCTGGGCTTCTGAAGTGGCAGCAGGGATTCAGAGCCAAGATTCCTGGTCTGCTGAACCAAACCTCCAGGTCCCTGGACCAAATCCCCGGATACCTGAACAGGATACACGAACTCTTGAATGGAACTCGTGGACTCTTTCCTGGACCCTCACGCAGGACCCTAGGAGCCCCGGACATTTCCTCAGGAACATCAGACACAGGCTCCCTGCCACCCAACCTCCAGCCTGGATATTCTCCTTCCCCAACCCATCCTCCTACTGGACAGTATACGCTCTTCCCTCTTCCACCCACCTTGCCCACCCCTGTGGTCCAGCTCCACCCCCTGCTTCCTGA
- the THPO gene encoding thrombopoietin isoform X4, whose amino-acid sequence MSCQIPPGKKLLLLSPSRSQVAHVQEKMDAPIQIFSVVCVGGGVDPGPGRGSREEKASLPGAFTSVWWLPSLIGQKWPRQAYDLLLWRGCAPPPHVFLPICSPEGCLLCTWVLEPFSTRIDSSSLARLCPTLLCPEVQEPKPPPWPQEGFRGEAPNREPRQPDTPARMELTELLLVVMLLLTARLTLSSPAPPACDLRVLSKLLRDSHVLHSRLSQCPEVHPLPTPVLLPAVDFSLGEWKTQMEETKAQDILGAVTLLLEGVMAARGQLGPTCLSSLLGQLSGQVRLLLGALQSLLGTQGRTTAHKDPNAIFLSFQHLLRGKDFWIVGDKLHCLSQNYWLWASEVAAGIQSQDSWSAEPNLQVPGPNPRIPEQDTRTLEWNSWTLSWTLTQDPRSPGHFLRNIRHRLPATQPPAWIFSFPNPSSYWTVYALPSSTHLAHPCGPAPPPAS is encoded by the exons ATGTCCTGCCAGATTCCTCCTGGAAAAAAACTTCTGCTGCTGTCCCCCTCCAGGTCCCAGGTTGCCCATGTCCAGGAAAAGATGGATGCCCCTATCCAAATCTTCTCcgtggtgtgtgtgggtggaggaGTGGACCCTGGTCCAGGCAGGGGCTCCAGGGAAGAGAAGGCGTCACTTCCGGGGGCCTTCACCAGTGTCTGGTGGCTCCCTTCTCTGATTGGGCAGAAGTGGCCCAGGCAGGCGTATGACCTGCTGCTGTGGAGGGGCTGTGCCCCACCGCCACATGTCTTCCTACCCATCTGCTCCCCAGAGGGCTGCCTGCTGTGCACTTGGGTCCTGGAGCCCTTCTCCACCCG GATAGATTCCTCATCCTTGGCCCGCCTTTGCCCCACCCTACTCTGCCCAGAAGTGCAAGAGCCCAAGCCGCCTCCATGGCCCCAGGAAGGATTCAGGGGAGAGGCCCCAAACAGGGAGCCACGCCAGCCAGACACCCCGGCCAGAATGGAGCTGACTG AATTGCTCCTCGTGGTCATGCTTCTCCTAACTGCAAGGCTAACGCTGTCCAGCCCGGCTCCTCCTGCTTGTGACCTCCGAGTCCTCAGTAAACTGCTTCGTGACTCCCATGTCCTTCACAGCAGACTG AGCCAGTGCCCAGAGGTTCACCCTTTGCCTACACCTGTCCTGCTGCCTGCTGTGGACTTTAGCTTGGGAGAATGGAAAACCCAGATG GAGGAGACCAAGGCACAGGACATTCTGGGAGCAGTGACCCTTCTGCTGGAGGGAGTGATGGCAGCACGGGGACAACTGGGACCCACTTGCCTCTCATCCCTCCTGGGGCAGCTTTCTGGACAGGTCCGTCTCCTCCTTGGGGCCCTGCAGAGCCTCCTTGGAACCCAG GGCAGGACCACAGCTCACAAGGATCCCAATGCCATCTTCCTGAGCTTCCAACACCTGCTCCGAGGAAAG GACTTCTGGATTGTTGGAGACAAACTTCACTGCCTCAGCCAGAACTACTGGCTCTGGGCTTCTGAAGTGGCAGCAGGGATTCAGAGCCAAGATTCCTGGTCTGCTGAACCAAACCTCCAGGTCCCTGGACCAAATCCCCGGATACCTGAACAGGATACACGAACTCTTGAATGGAACTCGTGGACTCTTTCCTGGACCCTCACGCAGGACCCTAGGAGCCCCGGACATTTCCTCAGGAACATCAGACACAGGCTCCCTGCCACCCAACCTCCAGCCTGGATATTCTCCTTCCCCAACCCATCCTCCTACTGGACAGTATACGCTCTTCCCTCTTCCACCCACCTTGCCCACCCCTGTGGTCCAGCTCCACCCCCTGCTTCCTGA
- the POLR2H gene encoding DNA-directed RNA polymerases I, II, and III subunit RPABC3 isoform X4 yields MDLILDVNIQIYPVDLGDKFRLVIASTLYEDGTLDDGEYNPTDDRPSSSAYVSYGGLLMRLQGDANNLHGFEVDSRVYLLMKKLAF; encoded by the exons ATGGATCTAATCTTAGATGTAAACATTCAAATTTACCCTGTAGACTTGG GTGACAAGTTTCGGTTGGTCATAGCTAGTACCTTGTATGAAGATGGTACCCTGGATGATGGTGAATACAACCCCACTGATGATAGGCCTTCCAG CTCTGCGTACGTGTCCTATGGGGGCCTGCTCATGAGGCTGCAGGGGGATGCCAACAACCTGCATGGATTCGAGGTGGACTCCAGAGTTTATCTCCTGATGAAGAAGCTAGCCTTCTGA
- the THPO gene encoding thrombopoietin isoform X3 yields the protein MSCQIPPGKKLLLLSPSRSQVAHVQEKMDAPIQIFSVVCVGGGVDPGPGRGSREEKASLPGAFTSVWWLPSLIGQKWPRQAYDLLLWRGCAPPPHVFLPICSPEGCLLCTWVLEPFSTRIDSSSLARLCPTLLCPEVQEPKPPPWPQEGFRGEAPNREPRQPDTPARMELTELLLVVMLLLTARLTLSSPAPPACDLRVLSKLLRDSHVLHSRLSQCPEVHPLPTPVLLPAVDFSLGEWKTQMEETKAQDILGAVTLLLEGVMAARGQLGPTCLSSLLGQLSGQVRLLLGALQSLLGTQLPPQGRTTAHKDPNAIFLSFQHLLRGKDFWIVGDKLHCLSQNYWLWASEVAAGIQSQDSWSAEPNLQVPGPNPRIPEQDTRTLEWNSWTLSWTLTQDPRSPGHFLRNIRHRLPATQPPAWIFSFPNPSSYWTVYALPSSTHLAHPCGPAPPPAS from the exons ATGTCCTGCCAGATTCCTCCTGGAAAAAAACTTCTGCTGCTGTCCCCCTCCAGGTCCCAGGTTGCCCATGTCCAGGAAAAGATGGATGCCCCTATCCAAATCTTCTCcgtggtgtgtgtgggtggaggaGTGGACCCTGGTCCAGGCAGGGGCTCCAGGGAAGAGAAGGCGTCACTTCCGGGGGCCTTCACCAGTGTCTGGTGGCTCCCTTCTCTGATTGGGCAGAAGTGGCCCAGGCAGGCGTATGACCTGCTGCTGTGGAGGGGCTGTGCCCCACCGCCACATGTCTTCCTACCCATCTGCTCCCCAGAGGGCTGCCTGCTGTGCACTTGGGTCCTGGAGCCCTTCTCCACCCG GATAGATTCCTCATCCTTGGCCCGCCTTTGCCCCACCCTACTCTGCCCAGAAGTGCAAGAGCCCAAGCCGCCTCCATGGCCCCAGGAAGGATTCAGGGGAGAGGCCCCAAACAGGGAGCCACGCCAGCCAGACACCCCGGCCAGAATGGAGCTGACTG AATTGCTCCTCGTGGTCATGCTTCTCCTAACTGCAAGGCTAACGCTGTCCAGCCCGGCTCCTCCTGCTTGTGACCTCCGAGTCCTCAGTAAACTGCTTCGTGACTCCCATGTCCTTCACAGCAGACTG AGCCAGTGCCCAGAGGTTCACCCTTTGCCTACACCTGTCCTGCTGCCTGCTGTGGACTTTAGCTTGGGAGAATGGAAAACCCAGATG GAGGAGACCAAGGCACAGGACATTCTGGGAGCAGTGACCCTTCTGCTGGAGGGAGTGATGGCAGCACGGGGACAACTGGGACCCACTTGCCTCTCATCCCTCCTGGGGCAGCTTTCTGGACAGGTCCGTCTCCTCCTTGGGGCCCTGCAGAGCCTCCTTGGAACCCAG CTTCCTCCACAGGGCAGGACCACAGCTCACAAGGATCCCAATGCCATCTTCCTGAGCTTCCAACACCTGCTCCGAGGAAAG GACTTCTGGATTGTTGGAGACAAACTTCACTGCCTCAGCCAGAACTACTGGCTCTGGGCTTCTGAAGTGGCAGCAGGGATTCAGAGCCAAGATTCCTGGTCTGCTGAACCAAACCTCCAGGTCCCTGGACCAAATCCCCGGATACCTGAACAGGATACACGAACTCTTGAATGGAACTCGTGGACTCTTTCCTGGACCCTCACGCAGGACCCTAGGAGCCCCGGACATTTCCTCAGGAACATCAGACACAGGCTCCCTGCCACCCAACCTCCAGCCTGGATATTCTCCTTCCCCAACCCATCCTCCTACTGGACAGTATACGCTCTTCCCTCTTCCACCCACCTTGCCCACCCCTGTGGTCCAGCTCCACCCCCTGCTTCCTGA
- the THPO gene encoding thrombopoietin isoform X5: protein MELTELLLVVMLLLTARLTLSSPAPPACDLRVLSKLLRDSHVLHSRLSQCPEVHPLPTPVLLPAVDFSLGEWKTQMEETKAQDILGAVTLLLEGVMAARGQLGPTCLSSLLGQLSGQVRLLLGALQSLLGTQLPPQGRTTAHKDPNAIFLSFQHLLRGKVRFLMLVGGSTLCVRRAPPTTAVPSRTSLVLTLNELPNRTSGLLETNFTASARTTGSGLLKWQQGFRAKIPGLLNQTSRSLDQIPGYLNRIHELLNGTRGLFPGPSRRTLGAPDISSGTSDTGSLPPNLQPGYSPSPTHPPTGQYTLFPLPPTLPTPVVQLHPLLPDPSAPTPTPTSPLLNTSYTHSQNLSQEG, encoded by the exons ATGGAGCTGACTG AATTGCTCCTCGTGGTCATGCTTCTCCTAACTGCAAGGCTAACGCTGTCCAGCCCGGCTCCTCCTGCTTGTGACCTCCGAGTCCTCAGTAAACTGCTTCGTGACTCCCATGTCCTTCACAGCAGACTG AGCCAGTGCCCAGAGGTTCACCCTTTGCCTACACCTGTCCTGCTGCCTGCTGTGGACTTTAGCTTGGGAGAATGGAAAACCCAGATG GAGGAGACCAAGGCACAGGACATTCTGGGAGCAGTGACCCTTCTGCTGGAGGGAGTGATGGCAGCACGGGGACAACTGGGACCCACTTGCCTCTCATCCCTCCTGGGGCAGCTTTCTGGACAGGTCCGTCTCCTCCTTGGGGCCCTGCAGAGCCTCCTTGGAACCCAG CTTCCTCCACAGGGCAGGACCACAGCTCACAAGGATCCCAATGCCATCTTCCTGAGCTTCCAACACCTGCTCCGAGGAAAGGTGCGTTTCCTGATGCTTGTAGGAGGGTCCACCCTCTGCGTCAGGCGGGCCCCACCCACCACAGCTGTCCCCAGCAGAACCTCTCTAGTCCTCACACTGAACGAGCTCCCAAACAGGACTTCTGGATTGTTGGAGACAAACTTCACTGCCTCAGCCAGAACTACTGGCTCTGGGCTTCTGAAGTGGCAGCAGGGATTCAGAGCCAAGATTCCTGGTCTGCTGAACCAAACCTCCAGGTCCCTGGACCAAATCCCCGGATACCTGAACAGGATACACGAACTCTTGAATGGAACTCGTGGACTCTTTCCTGGACCCTCACGCAGGACCCTAGGAGCCCCGGACATTTCCTCAGGAACATCAGACACAGGCTCCCTGCCACCCAACCTCCAGCCTGGATATTCTCCTTCCCCAACCCATCCTCCTACTGGACAGTATACGCTCTTCCCTCTTCCACCCACCTTGCCCACCCCTGTGGTCCAGCTCCACCCCCTGCTTCCTGACCCTTCTGCTCCAACGCCCACCCCTACCAGCCCTCTTCTAAACACATCCTACACCCACTCCCAGAATCTGTCTCAGGAAGGGTAA